One window of the Chryseotalea sp. WA131a genome contains the following:
- a CDS encoding TetR/AcrR family transcriptional regulator has translation MEATKKSKAKKAETKTGTEISHAYHEFVLMEGKRPATVFKFCKDLGIKEEEFYQHFASFDALEKSIWTAYVIQTRQRMESDEAYVTFGSREKILTFYFSLVELLKTDRSFVLHQLQSIKTPASTPVFLKGFKAAFSEWISLVLNEGKATGEIAKRPYLDDRYHSLFWLHLMFILQFWAHDESNGFEKTDVAIEKSVTLAFDLIGKGVLDNALDFGKFLYQQSKN, from the coding sequence ATGGAAGCTACTAAAAAATCGAAGGCTAAAAAAGCCGAAACCAAAACAGGTACGGAGATCAGTCATGCTTATCACGAATTCGTGCTAATGGAAGGAAAACGACCCGCCACGGTTTTTAAATTCTGTAAAGACCTAGGTATCAAGGAGGAAGAGTTTTATCAGCATTTTGCTTCTTTTGATGCCCTCGAAAAGTCTATTTGGACTGCCTACGTTATCCAAACTCGCCAACGCATGGAGTCAGATGAGGCATATGTTACGTTTGGTTCGCGTGAAAAAATACTCACATTCTATTTTTCTTTGGTTGAACTGTTAAAGACCGACCGCAGTTTTGTGTTGCATCAGTTGCAATCGATTAAGACACCCGCTTCAACACCTGTATTTTTGAAAGGATTTAAAGCTGCGTTTTCGGAATGGATTTCATTGGTTCTGAACGAAGGCAAGGCCACGGGTGAGATTGCCAAACGCCCGTATTTGGATGACCGTTATCACTCACTCTTTTGGTTGCACTTGATGTTTATTCTTCAGTTTTGGGCACACGATGAAAGCAATGGTTTTGAAAAGACCGATGTGGCCATCGAAAAATCTGTAACCCTTGCCTTTGATTTAATTGGTAAAGGCGTGCTAGACAATGCGTTGGATTTTGGGAAGTTTCTCTATCAGCAATCAAAAAATTAA